One window from the genome of Amycolatopsis sp. NBC_01480 encodes:
- a CDS encoding tyrosine-type recombinase/integrase, with product MPPIRLHDLRHGAATLALAAGADMKTVQNMLRHSSITVTADTYTTVLPEVALAAAEATAKIIPRTATRRLGLVSGASPTIVDSHKAEESLPENTKPQATVLSDLGSEGAPSGTRTPNPLVKSSLLSLSDGVE from the coding sequence TTGCCGCCGATCCGGTTGCATGACCTTCGCCATGGTGCGGCGACGTTGGCACTCGCGGCTGGTGCGGACATGAAGACGGTGCAGAACATGCTCCGGCACTCGTCGATCACCGTGACCGCCGACACCTATACCACCGTGCTGCCCGAAGTCGCTCTCGCCGCAGCCGAGGCTACAGCCAAGATCATCCCGCGGACGGCTACGCGACGGCTCGGGCTCGTCTCGGGCGCGTCACCGACCATTGTGGACAGTCACAAAGCGGAAGAAAGCCTTCCAGAAAACACAAAACCCCAGGCCACGGTTTTAAGTGACCTGGGGAGTGAGGGTGCGCCATCAGGGACTCGAACCCCGAACCCGCTGGTTAAGAGTTCGCTGCTCTCGCTGTCGGATGGTGTCGAGTGA
- a CDS encoding integrase core domain-containing protein: MIDEILRDAKIATVLSGVRMPRMNAIMERWVKTLRAELLDRTLIWNETHLRHALGEYERHYNQHRTHRHWPPRHPCEPGLRPLNLTGSNAS, encoded by the coding sequence TTGATCGATGAGATCCTCCGCGACGCCAAGATCGCCACTGTGCTAAGCGGTGTCCGGATGCCTCGGATGAATGCGATCATGGAACGCTGGGTGAAGACGCTGCGCGCGGAACTGCTGGACCGCACGTTGATCTGGAACGAGACTCACCTCCGGCATGCGCTTGGCGAGTACGAGCGGCACTACAACCAGCATCGAACCCACCGGCACTGGCCGCCGCGGCACCCCTGCGAGCCCGGCCTCAGGCCCTTGAACCTGACCGGATCGAACGCCTCGTGA
- a CDS encoding ArsB/NhaD family transporter yields the protein MSTIIAVTVFVVAYVFIATEKIPKMTAALAGAGVVLATGVSGSADAFFSEDTGVDWNVIFLLLGMMIIVGILRRTGVFEFVAIWAAKRAKGSPVRIMILLVLITAVASAFLDNVTTVLLIAPVTLLVCDRLDIKPAPFLIAEVLASNIGGTATLIGDPPNIIIGSRAGLTFNDFLLNLTPIVAIELVVLVLVLPRLFRGSFAVDPERVADVMALNEREAIGQPKLLLKSGLVLALVFAGFVLHSVVHLDPSVVALLGAGVLVLVSGTQPKHYLAGVEWETLLFFAGLFIMIGALVKTGVIDSLARLAADATGGNALLAVFLILGVSALLSGVIDNIPYVATMSPLVLALTNDIPDPSHSEALWWSLALGADFGGNMTAVGASANVVMLGIAARSGSPISFWEFTRKGAIVTVITVVVAAPYLWLRYFLFS from the coding sequence ATGAGCACGATCATCGCGGTCACCGTGTTCGTGGTCGCCTACGTCTTCATCGCGACCGAGAAGATCCCGAAGATGACCGCGGCCCTGGCCGGCGCGGGCGTGGTGCTGGCCACCGGGGTCAGCGGCTCGGCCGACGCGTTCTTCTCCGAGGACACCGGCGTCGACTGGAACGTGATCTTCCTGCTGCTCGGGATGATGATCATCGTCGGGATCCTGCGCCGGACCGGGGTGTTCGAGTTCGTCGCGATCTGGGCCGCCAAACGGGCCAAGGGCTCCCCGGTCCGGATCATGATCCTGCTGGTGCTCATCACCGCGGTCGCGTCGGCGTTCCTCGACAACGTCACGACCGTGCTGCTGATCGCCCCGGTGACCCTGCTGGTCTGCGACCGGCTCGACATCAAGCCCGCCCCGTTCCTCATCGCCGAGGTGCTGGCGTCGAACATCGGCGGCACGGCGACGTTGATCGGCGATCCGCCGAACATCATCATCGGCAGCCGCGCCGGGCTGACGTTCAACGACTTCCTGCTCAACCTCACCCCGATCGTGGCGATCGAACTGGTGGTCCTCGTCCTGGTACTGCCCCGGCTGTTCCGCGGCTCCTTCGCCGTGGACCCCGAGCGGGTCGCCGACGTGATGGCGCTCAACGAGCGCGAGGCGATCGGGCAGCCGAAGCTGCTGCTCAAGTCCGGGCTCGTGCTGGCCCTGGTGTTCGCCGGGTTCGTGCTGCACTCGGTGGTCCACCTCGATCCCTCGGTGGTCGCGCTGCTCGGCGCCGGGGTGCTCGTGCTCGTGTCGGGAACCCAGCCGAAGCACTACCTCGCCGGGGTGGAGTGGGAGACGCTGCTGTTCTTCGCGGGCCTGTTCATCATGATCGGGGCGCTGGTCAAGACCGGTGTGATCGACAGCCTGGCGCGCCTGGCCGCGGACGCGACCGGCGGCAACGCCCTGCTGGCGGTCTTCCTGATCCTCGGGGTTTCCGCACTGCTGTCGGGGGTCATCGACAACATCCCCTACGTGGCGACAATGAGCCCGCTGGTCCTGGCGCTCACCAACGACATCCCGGACCCGTCGCATTCCGAAGCGCTCTGGTGGTCCCTGGCCCTCGGCGCCGACTTCGGCGGCAATATGACCGCGGTCGGCGCCAGCGCCAACGTGGTGATGCTCGGCATCGCGGCCCGGTCCGGTTCGCCGATCTCGTTCTGGGAGTTCACTCGCAAGGGCGCGATCGTCACCGTGATCACGGTGGTGGTCGCGGCGCCGTACCTCTGGCTGCGGTACTTCCTGTTCAGCTGA
- a CDS encoding CBS domain-containing protein, with amino-acid sequence MHAAEMAEEYPVVDLDSDALAAARLLAERRLPGLVVTDADGCPQSVLPASEVVQFLVPSYVRDDPSLAGVLNESMADRIADKLGGRKVRELLPAEPAELPRVNADDTVVEVAAMMARLRCPLVAVMAGRTLLGVVSASRLLELALR; translated from the coding sequence ATGCACGCTGCCGAGATGGCCGAGGAGTACCCGGTCGTCGACCTCGACTCCGACGCACTGGCTGCCGCCCGCCTGCTGGCGGAGCGGCGGTTGCCCGGTCTGGTGGTGACCGACGCGGACGGCTGCCCGCAATCGGTCCTGCCGGCGTCGGAGGTCGTGCAGTTCCTGGTGCCCTCGTACGTGCGGGACGACCCGTCGCTGGCCGGGGTGCTGAACGAGTCGATGGCGGACCGGATCGCGGACAAGCTCGGCGGTCGGAAGGTCCGGGAGCTGCTGCCGGCCGAGCCCGCGGAGCTGCCGCGGGTGAACGCGGACGACACGGTCGTGGAGGTGGCCGCGATGATGGCACGGCTGCGCTGCCCGCTCGTCGCGGTGATGGCGGGACGGACGCTGCTCGGCGTGGTCTCGGCCTCCCGGCTGCTGGAGCTCGCCCTGCGCTGA
- a CDS encoding cation:proton antiporter, with protein sequence MALVLAFGVVLLVSVSLSGVAARTVLSTALLFLVAGALLGGGGFGLIHIAPRDPLVTSLADIALFTVLFTDGQRANLPALRENWRLSGRALGLGMPLTMVGIAVPAHFLVGLDWPTSLLLGAILSPTDPVFAAAIVGRDDVPLRLRRLLNVESGLNDGLALPFVLIFLATATHTSSDLGTVGIELVLGLVLGSAVPALVSLAWRLRVLTAEPRLQALGPLAVAVILYAGCHLTHANPYLAAFAAGSTLATLDKTAAEHFEPLGDLLSEITKFAALLVFGALITPDRLSHLSAGGWVLAVLAIALVRPAAMLLSLLRTPMSGRERATAAWFGPKGFASVVYGLLALQSGIADSELVFDLVAVTIALSIVLHSSTDVPIAKMLRVEPPDNLPTGRPAHAGDHQENDRSSG encoded by the coding sequence ATGGCGCTCGTCCTCGCATTCGGTGTGGTGTTGCTGGTCAGCGTGTCGCTCTCCGGTGTCGCCGCGCGCACCGTGCTGTCCACCGCTTTGCTGTTCCTGGTGGCGGGCGCGCTGCTCGGTGGGGGCGGCTTCGGGCTGATCCATATCGCGCCGCGTGACCCGCTGGTCACCTCGCTGGCCGACATCGCGCTGTTCACGGTGCTGTTCACCGACGGGCAGCGCGCGAACCTGCCGGCGCTGCGGGAGAATTGGCGGTTGTCCGGCCGGGCGCTGGGGCTCGGCATGCCGTTGACGATGGTCGGTATCGCGGTACCGGCGCACTTCCTGGTCGGGCTGGACTGGCCGACGTCACTTCTGCTCGGGGCGATCCTTTCGCCGACGGACCCGGTGTTCGCCGCCGCGATCGTCGGCCGGGACGATGTGCCCCTGCGGCTACGGCGGCTGCTGAACGTCGAGTCGGGCCTGAACGACGGGCTGGCGCTGCCGTTCGTGCTGATCTTCCTGGCGACCGCGACCCACACCTCGTCCGACCTCGGCACCGTGGGTATCGAGCTGGTGCTGGGGCTGGTCCTCGGTAGCGCGGTGCCGGCGCTGGTCAGCCTCGCCTGGCGGCTCAGGGTGCTGACCGCCGAGCCCCGGCTGCAGGCCTTGGGGCCGCTGGCCGTCGCGGTGATCCTCTACGCGGGCTGTCACCTCACCCACGCGAACCCCTACCTGGCCGCCTTCGCCGCCGGCTCCACATTGGCCACACTGGACAAGACCGCCGCGGAACACTTCGAGCCGCTGGGGGACCTCCTCTCGGAGATCACGAAGTTCGCCGCCCTGCTGGTCTTCGGCGCGCTGATCACCCCGGACCGGCTTTCCCACCTCAGCGCCGGGGGCTGGGTACTGGCCGTGCTGGCGATCGCGCTGGTGCGCCCGGCCGCGATGCTGCTGTCGCTGCTGCGCACGCCGATGTCCGGACGAGAGCGCGCGACCGCCGCGTGGTTCGGCCCGAAGGGCTTCGCCTCGGTGGTCTACGGCCTGCTCGCGCTCCAGTCCGGCATCGCCGACAGCGAGCTGGTGTTCGACCTGGTCGCGGTGACGATCGCGCTGTCGATCGTGCTGCACTCCTCGACCGACGTGCCGATCGCGAAGATGCTGCGCGTCGAACCGCCCGACAACCTGCCCACCGGCCGTCCCGCGCACGCGGGCGACCATCAGGAAAACGACAGGAGCAGCGGATGA
- a CDS encoding IS1380 family transposase, whose protein sequence is MAGALSVRCDDPDLVSQAGVVPVMRLAEHAGLADVADELLTLGGTKGSNAGAKIASIVAGMVAGADSIDDLDVLRHGGLPALFGGIRAPSTLGTFLRHFTIGHVAQLERTAGQVLARLGELAPGVLPVPEAAGRPVFLDLDSKISQVFGRSKEGAAFGYTKVRGLNFLAATLSGGRDRSAPVITGTRLRGGNADTRRGAASFLRQNLTTAAHALGTGQKLWVRMDSGFYVGKVIKTVTDAGHWFSVTAPQRQPIRAAIAAIPETAWTTITYDQPVHDGETGTRIHTAEIALTRYTAFTNPTTQRGQRITADLVVRRTPAHTPEEAPGLFTAWRYQAIFTNYPAGPAAIEAHHRARAGAIEQVFADLSDAALAHFPSGRFAANAAWLTLSALTHNLLRAAGHLASTFHAKARTGTIRRHLIHLASHITRTPSGQIVLHLPRNWPWAAPFTTLFTSTHPPPHPA, encoded by the coding sequence ATGGCTGGCGCGTTGTCGGTGCGCTGTGATGATCCGGATCTCGTGTCGCAGGCTGGTGTGGTTCCGGTGATGCGGCTGGCCGAGCACGCCGGGCTGGCGGATGTGGCCGACGAGCTGCTGACCCTGGGTGGCACGAAAGGGTCGAACGCGGGGGCGAAGATCGCCTCGATCGTGGCGGGCATGGTCGCCGGCGCGGACTCGATCGACGATCTGGATGTGCTGCGCCACGGCGGGTTACCGGCCCTGTTCGGCGGGATCCGGGCGCCGTCGACGCTGGGCACGTTCCTGCGGCATTTCACGATCGGGCACGTGGCGCAGCTGGAGAGAACGGCCGGGCAGGTCCTGGCCCGTCTCGGTGAGCTGGCCCCGGGTGTGCTGCCGGTGCCGGAGGCGGCCGGGCGGCCGGTGTTCCTCGATCTGGACTCCAAGATCAGCCAGGTGTTCGGGCGGAGCAAAGAAGGCGCGGCGTTCGGCTATACCAAGGTCCGCGGGCTGAACTTCCTCGCCGCCACCCTCTCCGGCGGCCGGGACCGGAGCGCGCCGGTGATCACCGGCACCCGGTTGCGCGGCGGCAACGCCGACACCCGCCGCGGCGCGGCGTCGTTCCTGCGGCAGAACCTGACCACCGCGGCCCACGCCCTGGGGACAGGACAGAAACTGTGGGTGCGCATGGATTCCGGGTTCTACGTCGGGAAAGTCATCAAGACCGTCACCGACGCCGGGCACTGGTTCAGCGTCACCGCGCCGCAACGCCAACCGATCCGCGCCGCGATCGCCGCGATCCCCGAGACCGCCTGGACAACCATCACCTACGACCAACCGGTCCACGACGGCGAGACCGGGACACGGATCCACACCGCCGAGATCGCCCTCACCCGCTACACCGCGTTCACGAATCCCACCACCCAGCGCGGACAACGGATCACCGCCGACCTGGTCGTGCGCCGCACCCCCGCCCACACCCCAGAAGAGGCGCCGGGACTGTTCACCGCCTGGCGCTACCAGGCCATCTTCACCAACTATCCCGCCGGCCCGGCGGCCATCGAGGCCCACCACCGCGCCCGCGCCGGGGCCATCGAGCAGGTCTTCGCCGACCTGTCCGACGCCGCCCTCGCCCACTTCCCCTCCGGCCGCTTCGCTGCCAACGCCGCCTGGCTCACCCTCTCCGCCCTCACCCACAACCTCCTGCGCGCCGCAGGCCACCTCGCCTCCACCTTCCACGCCAAAGCCAGAACCGGCACCATCCGCCGCCACCTCATCCACCTCGCCTCCCACATCACCCGCACCCCCTCCGGCCAGATCGTGCTGCACCTGCCCCGCAACTGGCCCTGGGCAGCCCCCTTCACCACCCTGTTCACCAGCACCCACCCACCACCACACCCAGCCTGA
- a CDS encoding nitroreductase family deazaflavin-dependent oxidoreductase: MALTDRAPTGLVRTLLRAPIWFYRAGLGGLFGHRLLYLAHRGRSSGLRREVVVEVVRFRADGPEAVVVAAWGGTPQWYRNLQAEPALEVRLGPRRWPRPRQRLLAPAETVAVLREYQLAHPRAWAQIAPRLGFPAAADDPRWPEVAAAAHAVAFAPAAAG; this comes from the coding sequence ATGGCCCTGACGGATCGAGCGCCGACCGGTCTGGTGCGGACGCTGTTGCGCGCGCCGATCTGGTTCTACCGCGCCGGGCTCGGCGGGCTGTTCGGCCACCGGCTGCTGTACCTGGCGCATCGTGGCCGGTCGAGCGGGCTGCGGCGCGAGGTCGTGGTGGAGGTCGTCCGGTTCCGGGCCGACGGGCCCGAGGCCGTGGTGGTGGCCGCCTGGGGCGGGACGCCTCAGTGGTACCGCAACCTCCAGGCGGAGCCCGCCCTGGAGGTCCGGCTCGGTCCCCGGCGGTGGCCGCGCCCTCGGCAGCGCCTGCTGGCACCGGCGGAAACGGTGGCGGTGCTGCGGGAGTACCAGCTCGCCCACCCGCGGGCCTGGGCGCAGATCGCGCCGCGCCTGGGCTTCCCGGCCGCCGCGGACGATCCACGCTGGCCCGAGGTGGCTGCGGCGGCCCACGCGGTGGCGTTCGCTCCGGCCGCGGCGGGATAG
- a CDS encoding MarR family winged helix-turn-helix transcriptional regulator — protein MPRPTTTATGTDVDAVTDAVLTASRLLVAVSARSIAAAGDLVTLPQFRLLVVLHSRGPLKHAALAELLGVNPSTASRMVDRLVTVDLVARQDSPSSRREIVIELTGEGARVVRLVTSRRRREIAKIVAKMPEHARHGLVEVLTAFAEAGGEPPAGTAAEAIWA, from the coding sequence ATGCCTCGCCCCACGACCACCGCGACCGGCACCGACGTCGACGCGGTCACCGACGCCGTGCTCACCGCGTCGCGGCTGCTGGTGGCCGTCTCCGCGCGCTCCATCGCCGCCGCGGGAGACCTGGTCACCCTCCCGCAGTTCCGGCTTCTGGTCGTCCTGCACTCACGCGGGCCGCTCAAGCACGCCGCGCTGGCCGAACTGCTGGGCGTCAACCCCTCCACCGCCAGCCGCATGGTCGACCGCTTGGTCACCGTCGACCTGGTCGCCCGGCAGGACAGCCCCTCTTCCCGCCGCGAAATCGTCATCGAGTTGACCGGTGAAGGCGCCCGTGTCGTCCGCCTGGTCACCAGTCGACGCCGGCGCGAAATCGCCAAGATCGTCGCGAAGATGCCCGAACACGCGCGCCACGGCCTGGTCGAGGTGCTCACTGCCTTCGCCGAAGCGGGCGGCGAACCACCCGCCGGCACCGCCGCCGAAGCGATCTGGGCCTGA
- a CDS encoding winged helix-turn-helix transcriptional regulator yields the protein MTRYAQHCPVTGAAEVLEQPWTLLIIRELLHGGTTPPELADGLPGLSRGLLVKRLRQLADLGLVTLSRSGDTLRHCTLTEAGRALDTVVEALGRWGRRRLPPPRPDDLDPGFLLYDIARGIDLAQLPAAPVSVHFRFGETPGQRWWWLALSAEAATVTAEDPRLPIAAQVECTPSALASAWLGRTSWLDAVRDRTIRFTGSRDAVRSAVAWLGTSRYCEPAAPPW from the coding sequence GTGACGCGATACGCCCAGCACTGCCCGGTGACCGGCGCGGCCGAGGTCCTCGAGCAACCGTGGACCCTGCTGATCATCCGGGAGCTCCTGCACGGCGGCACCACACCGCCGGAGCTGGCCGACGGCCTGCCCGGCCTGTCCCGTGGCCTGCTGGTCAAACGCCTCCGGCAGCTGGCCGATCTGGGACTGGTCACACTCTCGCGCTCTGGCGACACGCTTCGGCACTGCACGTTGACCGAGGCGGGCAGGGCGCTCGACACCGTGGTCGAAGCGCTCGGCCGCTGGGGCCGGCGCCGGCTGCCGCCGCCCCGGCCCGATGACCTCGACCCCGGCTTCCTGCTCTACGACATCGCTCGTGGCATCGACCTGGCCCAGTTGCCCGCGGCACCGGTCAGCGTCCACTTCCGGTTCGGCGAGACCCCGGGGCAGCGCTGGTGGTGGCTGGCGCTCTCGGCGGAGGCCGCCACCGTCACCGCCGAGGACCCCCGGCTCCCGATCGCCGCCCAGGTCGAATGCACACCCTCCGCGCTCGCCTCCGCCTGGCTCGGGCGCACCAGCTGGCTGGACGCGGTCAGGGACCGCACGATCCGCTTCACCGGTAGTCGTGACGCCGTCCGTTCGGCGGTCGCGTGGCTCGGGACGAGCCGTTACTGCGAGCCCGCGGCGCCACCCTGGTGA
- a CDS encoding response regulator transcription factor, which yields MSVRVLLVEDDTMISEALALALADEGFEVTVAGSGEEALGSPGVLTVDVVLLDLMLPGIDGLTVCRTLRERGDLPVIVITARTDSQDVIAGLEAGADDYVTKPLVAGELAARVRALLRRAAPPRPSSLTVGDLVLRPDDESTDRRGEPVHLTRTEFRLLAELAAADGQVVTREQLLHRVWGHDYFGDTRLLDVHIRRLRRKVEPDPDAPSVVLTVRGIGYRVGPPA from the coding sequence ATGAGCGTGCGGGTGCTGCTGGTCGAAGACGACACGATGATCAGCGAAGCGCTCGCGCTCGCCCTCGCCGACGAAGGCTTCGAGGTGACTGTCGCCGGCTCCGGCGAGGAGGCGCTCGGCAGCCCGGGCGTGCTGACCGTGGATGTGGTCCTGCTCGACCTGATGCTGCCGGGCATCGACGGCCTCACGGTGTGTCGCACGCTGCGCGAGCGCGGCGACCTGCCGGTCATCGTGATCACCGCTCGCACCGACAGCCAGGACGTGATCGCCGGGCTGGAGGCGGGTGCGGACGACTACGTGACCAAGCCCCTTGTCGCGGGCGAGCTGGCCGCCCGGGTCCGTGCGCTGCTCCGCCGAGCCGCACCCCCGCGGCCGTCGAGCCTCACCGTCGGCGACCTGGTGCTGCGGCCGGACGACGAGAGCACCGACCGGCGCGGCGAGCCGGTCCACCTGACCCGCACCGAGTTCCGGCTGCTCGCCGAACTGGCGGCCGCGGACGGACAGGTCGTCACGCGTGAGCAGCTGCTGCACCGGGTCTGGGGGCACGACTACTTCGGGGACACCAGATTACTGGACGTCCACATCAGACGGTTGCGGCGCAAGGTCGAGCCCGACCCCGACGCGCCCAGCGTGGTGCTGACCGTACGGGGCATCGGCTACCGGGTCGGGCCCCCGGCGTGA
- a CDS encoding sensor histidine kinase, whose product MNRGPLPRLSLRWRVSAVFGLGLVLVISTLAVATWNLATGYMLGQREQSAARQAEVNVRLVDAAIGAHSDSLDELLTGLATGPDSTILLSRPEGWLTTGRQIGPEAVPPDLLKQAREGRPARQRFSAGGIPVLGVALPISAENGLYVELYPLLELDRTFRYLSTVLIAGTVACGLFGAGLGAWSARRALRPLTALTEAASRVARGDLAARLPEQADPELAPLATSFNATADALEQRVRRDAQFTTDVSHELRSPLTTMTTVAEVLERRSASMPVPAQKALRLRLLLAELHRFRRMVLDLLEISSADQQDPGQAPELVDAGALARNVVASRPGPAPEVETGPGPLLVAGDRRRLDRVLANLLDNAQHYGGGAVRVAVLGHGGVVRLEVDDAGEGVPEALRERVFERFARGVHSGRRGPDSGSGLGLAIVADHVRRHHGRVRVEDRPGGGARFVVELPEARG is encoded by the coding sequence GTGAACCGCGGGCCGCTGCCCCGCCTCTCCCTGCGCTGGCGGGTGAGCGCGGTGTTCGGGCTGGGCCTGGTGCTCGTGATCAGCACGCTGGCCGTCGCGACCTGGAACCTCGCCACCGGGTACATGCTCGGCCAGCGCGAACAGAGTGCGGCACGGCAGGCCGAGGTCAACGTCCGGCTGGTGGACGCCGCGATCGGCGCCCACTCCGACAGCCTCGACGAACTGCTGACCGGGCTGGCGACCGGCCCGGACTCCACCATCCTGCTGTCCCGGCCTGAAGGCTGGCTGACCACCGGCCGGCAGATCGGCCCCGAGGCGGTGCCGCCCGACCTGCTCAAGCAGGCCCGGGAGGGCCGGCCCGCCCGGCAGCGTTTCAGCGCAGGCGGGATCCCCGTGCTCGGTGTGGCCCTGCCCATTTCCGCCGAGAACGGGCTCTACGTGGAGCTGTACCCGCTGCTGGAGCTCGACCGGACCTTCCGCTACCTCAGTACCGTGCTGATCGCCGGGACCGTGGCGTGCGGCCTGTTCGGCGCCGGGCTCGGCGCATGGTCGGCTCGGCGCGCGCTCCGCCCACTGACCGCGCTCACCGAGGCAGCTTCACGGGTCGCGCGCGGCGACCTCGCCGCCCGGCTGCCCGAACAGGCGGACCCGGAGCTGGCGCCGCTGGCGACGAGCTTCAACGCCACAGCCGATGCCCTCGAACAACGGGTACGCCGCGACGCGCAGTTCACCACGGACGTCAGCCACGAACTGCGCTCCCCGCTCACCACGATGACCACCGTCGCCGAGGTCCTCGAACGCCGCAGCGCGTCGATGCCCGTCCCGGCGCAGAAAGCGCTGCGGCTGCGGCTGCTGCTGGCCGAACTGCACCGGTTCCGGCGCATGGTCCTCGACCTGCTCGAGATCTCCTCCGCCGACCAGCAGGACCCTGGACAGGCCCCGGAACTGGTCGACGCCGGGGCCCTGGCCCGCAACGTCGTCGCCAGCCGACCCGGTCCCGCTCCCGAGGTGGAAACCGGGCCCGGGCCGCTGCTCGTCGCCGGCGACCGGCGCCGGCTCGACCGGGTGCTGGCAAACCTGCTCGACAACGCGCAGCACTACGGCGGCGGCGCGGTCCGGGTCGCCGTCCTCGGTCACGGGGGCGTCGTCCGGCTGGAGGTGGACGACGCCGGGGAGGGAGTGCCCGAGGCCTTGCGCGAGCGCGTCTTCGAGCGCTTCGCCCGGGGTGTGCACTCCGGGCGGCGCGGACCGGATTCCGGCAGCGGCCTCGGCCTGGCCATCGTCGCCGACCACGTCCGCCGCCACCACGGCCGGGTACGCGTGGAAGATCGTCCGGGCGGGGGCGCGCGGTTCGTGGTCGAGCTTCCGGAGGCACGCGGATGA
- a CDS encoding cytochrome c oxidase assembly protein translates to MRFGILVTGVAPLTAAVLVTDWDVPVVAAVLIGVVALGYFWAAKRAGAWPVRRTVWFLGGLLVVFVAVASGVNAYSGVLFTVHMAQHLLLIMVAPALLLLGRPFELLPGGGRSLAVPSHPLAGFLLYTVVVAGTHLTPFLQGALTVPVLHGLEEVLYLLAGLLLLSPVVGVRPGRRPLPYLLRLVLLFAAMVVDSLVGVALMMTPHEPFPAYAAVARDWGPGLVEDLHWGGAMMWVGGDAMMAALAVFVIGGWLRSSERGDDLGSWLESARRSALDLDGEVQVDDDDEALRAYNAMLSRLSVEGDRHR, encoded by the coding sequence GTGCGGTTCGGTATCCTGGTGACGGGCGTCGCGCCACTGACGGCCGCCGTGCTGGTGACGGACTGGGACGTCCCGGTCGTCGCCGCCGTCCTGATCGGGGTTGTTGCGCTGGGGTACTTCTGGGCGGCGAAGCGGGCGGGCGCCTGGCCCGTCCGCCGGACGGTGTGGTTCCTGGGCGGCCTGCTGGTGGTGTTCGTGGCGGTCGCGAGCGGCGTGAACGCTTACAGCGGCGTGCTCTTCACTGTCCACATGGCACAGCACCTTCTGCTCATCATGGTGGCCCCGGCGTTGCTGCTGCTCGGGAGGCCCTTCGAGCTGCTGCCCGGCGGCGGCCGGTCCCTGGCGGTGCCGTCCCATCCGCTGGCTGGGTTCCTGCTGTACACGGTGGTGGTCGCGGGCACGCACCTGACGCCGTTCCTGCAGGGCGCGCTGACCGTGCCCGTGCTGCACGGCCTGGAGGAGGTCTTGTACCTGCTGGCCGGTCTGCTGCTGCTCTCGCCGGTCGTCGGCGTGCGGCCGGGGCGCCGCCCGCTGCCGTACTTGCTGCGGCTCGTGCTGCTGTTCGCCGCGATGGTGGTCGACTCCCTGGTCGGGGTCGCGTTGATGATGACCCCGCACGAGCCGTTCCCCGCCTACGCGGCCGTGGCCCGGGACTGGGGCCCCGGCCTGGTCGAGGACCTGCACTGGGGCGGGGCGATGATGTGGGTCGGCGGAGACGCCATGATGGCGGCGCTCGCGGTCTTCGTGATCGGCGGCTGGCTCCGCTCGAGTGAGCGCGGCGACGACCTGGGTTCGTGGCTGGAGTCGGCCCGCCGCTCGGCCCTGGACCTCGATGGCGAGGTCCAGGTCGATGACGATGACGAAGCACTGCGGGCCTACAACGCCATGTTGTCCCGGCTCTCCGTGGAAGGGGACCGGCACCGGTGA